The following coding sequences are from one Spea bombifrons isolate aSpeBom1 chromosome 13, aSpeBom1.2.pri, whole genome shotgun sequence window:
- the PPDPF gene encoding pancreatic progenitor cell differentiation and proliferation factor, with amino-acid sequence MASIPSSGSLVATHDYYRRRLGSTSSNSSCGSVDYSGEVIPHHPGLPKSDPGHWWASFFFGKTTYPVMTTLSESPENSGNFRVTNGLIPCGLTQETSRKPSPPEPSMHSPPH; translated from the exons ATGGCCTCTATTCCATCCAGTGGCTCTCTCGTTGCAACACATGACTATTACCGAA GACGCCTGGGATCCACATCTAGCAACAGCTCTTGTGGGAGTGTGGATTACTCTGGCGAGGTGATCCCTCACCACCCAG GTCTTCCCAAGTCAGATCCTGGTCACTGGTGGGCCAGCTTCTTCTTCGGAAAGACCACCTATCCGGTAATGACTACGCTTTCGGAATCCCCAGAGAA CTCAGGAAACTTCCGTGTGACCAACGGCCTTATCCCCTGCGGCCTGACTCAGGAGACCTCGAGGAAGCCGTCTCCTCCTGAGCCCTCCATGCATTCCCCTCCTCACTAG